From Actinomyces sp. oral taxon 171 str. F0337, one genomic window encodes:
- a CDS encoding MFS transporter has translation MTRTPGLRAWAALAVLTLAVTLLAIDSTVLALAIPSLSTDLSPTASQLLWIGDIYSFTLAGLLVTMGNVADRIGRRSLLLIGTLGFGVASIMAAFAPSAGALIAVRALLGVGGATIMPSTLSLIRNIFLDVRHRATAIAIWSAGSSGGTALGPLVGGVLLEHFWWGSVFLINVPVMAAVIVTGLWLLPESKNEQGAPVDLASAVLSVLAIVPITYAVKSFAHDGLTVVAIAALVGGLAAGWLFIRRQRTLATPLIDVELFRRPAFTWAIAATVLAIFALAGLLYFFSQYLQLVRGYSTLRAGLTEVPASLASIVVVAVVATVVRRLGNGRALGSGLLVAAVGLVVVALGESYGGIVVICVGLLVIGAGIGLAFTVSTGAVLGAVPADRAGAASAISETGLELGVALGIAVLGTIQDVGYRLLLGQAPSGLPRRVADAAEQSLATLAGVVDLGDPGQAELMVQAREAFTRAMQATAVTAAGILLFAGVMAARHVPAASEESS, from the coding sequence GTGACTCGTACTCCCGGACTGCGCGCCTGGGCCGCCCTGGCCGTCCTGACCCTGGCCGTGACCCTGCTGGCCATCGATTCCACGGTGCTGGCGCTGGCGATCCCCTCGCTGAGTACCGACCTGAGCCCGACTGCCAGCCAGCTGCTGTGGATCGGTGACATCTACTCCTTCACCCTGGCCGGTCTGCTGGTCACCATGGGTAACGTCGCCGACCGCATCGGTCGGCGAAGCCTCCTGCTCATCGGGACGCTCGGCTTCGGGGTGGCCAGCATCATGGCGGCCTTCGCACCCAGCGCGGGAGCCCTCATCGCCGTTCGAGCCCTGCTGGGTGTCGGTGGCGCCACGATCATGCCCTCCACCCTGTCCCTCATACGCAACATCTTCCTCGACGTCCGCCACCGCGCCACCGCCATCGCCATCTGGTCCGCCGGCAGCTCCGGCGGCACCGCCCTGGGGCCGCTGGTTGGCGGTGTCCTGCTCGAGCACTTCTGGTGGGGCAGCGTCTTCCTCATCAACGTCCCGGTCATGGCGGCTGTCATCGTCACGGGCCTGTGGCTCCTGCCGGAGTCCAAGAACGAGCAGGGCGCCCCGGTGGATCTGGCCTCTGCGGTCCTGTCGGTCCTGGCCATCGTGCCGATCACCTACGCCGTCAAGTCCTTCGCGCATGACGGTCTCACTGTCGTTGCGATCGCAGCACTGGTGGGTGGTTTGGCCGCCGGATGGCTATTCATCAGGCGTCAGCGCACGCTGGCCACGCCGCTGATCGACGTCGAGCTCTTCCGGCGCCCCGCGTTCACCTGGGCGATTGCGGCCACTGTCCTGGCGATCTTCGCCTTGGCCGGTCTGCTGTACTTCTTCTCCCAGTACCTCCAGCTCGTTCGAGGCTACTCCACGCTCCGAGCGGGCCTGACCGAGGTGCCCGCATCACTTGCCTCCATCGTCGTTGTCGCGGTCGTGGCCACGGTGGTGCGCCGACTCGGCAATGGCCGGGCGCTCGGGAGCGGCCTGCTCGTGGCCGCGGTGGGGCTGGTTGTGGTCGCTCTGGGGGAGTCCTACGGCGGGATCGTGGTGATCTGCGTCGGCCTGCTCGTCATTGGCGCAGGTATCGGCCTGGCCTTCACGGTCTCCACCGGAGCGGTTCTGGGGGCGGTGCCGGCGGACCGCGCCGGTGCGGCCTCCGCCATCTCCGAGACCGGACTCGAGCTGGGAGTTGCCCTGGGGATCGCGGTGCTCGGCACGATTCAGGATGTCGGTTACCGGCTCCTGCTCGGACAGGCCCCCTCCGGGCTCCCGAGGCGGGTCGCCGACGCCGCCGAGCAGTCCCTGGCCACCCTGGCGGGTGTCGTCGACCTGGGTGACCCCGGGCAGGCCGAGCTGATGGTTCAGGCCCGGGAGGCATTCACTCGCGCCATGCAGGCCACCGCCGTGACTGCTGCCGGTATCCTCCTGTTCGCGGGTGTGATGGCTGCACGTCATGTTCCAGCGGCGAGTGAGGAGAGCTCATGA
- a CDS encoding TetR/AcrR family transcriptional regulator encodes MRTSKRDRIITGALELAHCDGFDSLTFDTLAEHVGLSRGGVIYYFRTKTELLEGIAAAFLERWRTQALAALGGPLEEASRTERIEALTRSVLDGEILPGEVSFMLSATPEAEMLKEAWNTLSREWVGEIRELTAMQRVALLAVDGWWANRAVDSRSRNPDEPAIAELIVSLARGEDAGGRQ; translated from the coding sequence ATGAGAACCTCGAAACGGGACCGCATCATCACGGGGGCGCTCGAGCTCGCCCACTGTGACGGTTTCGATTCACTCACCTTCGACACTCTGGCTGAGCACGTTGGTCTGAGCCGCGGTGGAGTTATCTATTACTTCCGCACCAAGACCGAGCTCCTGGAGGGGATCGCGGCAGCGTTCCTGGAGCGGTGGCGGACTCAGGCCCTGGCTGCGCTGGGCGGGCCCCTGGAGGAGGCGAGCCGGACCGAGCGCATCGAGGCACTGACTCGCTCAGTCCTCGACGGCGAGATCCTGCCCGGCGAGGTCAGCTTCATGCTCTCGGCCACGCCGGAGGCGGAGATGCTCAAGGAGGCCTGGAACACGCTGAGCCGGGAGTGGGTGGGTGAGATCCGTGAGCTCACTGCCATGCAACGCGTGGCGCTGCTGGCCGTGGATGGATGGTGGGCCAACCGCGCCGTCGACAGCCGTAGCCGTAACCCCGATGAGCCCGCCATCGCCGAGCTCATCGTGTCCCTGGCTCGCGGTGAGGACGCTGGCGGACGGCAGTGA
- a CDS encoding pyruvate dehydrogenase, with translation MNVAEQLVAQLVDAGVRRIYGIVGDSLNPIVDAVRKAGGSAKGGIDWVHVRHEEAAAFAAAAEAQLTGELSVCAGSCGPGNLHLINGLYDAQRSGAPVLAIASHIPSVQIGQSYFQETHPDRLFNECSVYSELISTPKQAPRVVNAAIRHAVSLSGVSVISLPGDVSDEKATAAIPEYSKARPATLSPNPADVAEVSALLNKSRRVAIFAGAGVKGAHDEVIALADLLKAPIGHSLRGKDFIQYDNPYDVGMTGLLGYGAAAEGMKDADVLLLLGTDFPYDQFLPDTVTVQVDNHAEKLGRRTDVSHPIHSDVIPFIEALIPHIKKRRSDAFLKAQLKKHAKIMKAPIGAYTRKADRIKPIHPEYAAHVLNEVAARDAIFTADTGMCNVWTARYIDPLGTRRLIGSFLHGSMANALPHAIGAQVSHPHRQVISVSGDGGLSMLMGELVTARMHNLPIKVVVFNNSTLGMVKLEMLVNGLPDFGTDVHDVNYAGVAQSIGFHGERVDDPRDLRRAFQKAFDFNGPALVEVVTDPNALSLPPEITGEQLIGFATAMSKIVLNRGAGEAVSMATSNMRNIPRF, from the coding sequence ATGAATGTCGCAGAACAGCTCGTGGCCCAGCTCGTCGATGCCGGTGTCCGCAGGATATACGGAATCGTAGGAGACTCCCTCAATCCGATCGTCGACGCCGTCCGTAAGGCTGGCGGTTCCGCCAAGGGTGGGATCGACTGGGTCCATGTACGCCATGAGGAGGCCGCTGCCTTCGCTGCTGCGGCTGAGGCGCAGCTGACCGGAGAGCTCTCCGTGTGCGCCGGCTCCTGCGGTCCGGGCAACCTTCACCTGATTAACGGCCTGTACGACGCACAGCGCTCGGGCGCCCCGGTGCTGGCGATCGCCTCGCACATCCCCAGCGTTCAGATTGGCCAGTCCTACTTCCAGGAGACCCACCCGGATCGTCTGTTCAACGAGTGCTCGGTCTACTCAGAGCTCATCTCCACCCCCAAGCAGGCTCCTCGTGTCGTCAACGCCGCAATCCGCCACGCTGTCAGCCTGAGCGGCGTGAGCGTGATCTCATTGCCGGGAGATGTCTCCGACGAGAAGGCCACTGCCGCCATTCCCGAGTATTCCAAGGCCAGACCGGCCACCCTGTCGCCCAACCCTGCTGACGTGGCCGAGGTGTCCGCCTTACTCAACAAGTCTCGGAGGGTAGCGATCTTCGCCGGTGCCGGCGTCAAGGGCGCTCATGACGAAGTCATCGCACTGGCCGACCTGCTCAAAGCACCGATCGGTCATTCGTTGCGCGGCAAGGACTTCATCCAGTATGACAATCCCTACGACGTCGGTATGACGGGCCTCCTGGGATACGGGGCCGCCGCCGAGGGCATGAAGGACGCCGACGTACTGCTCCTGCTGGGGACCGACTTCCCTTACGATCAGTTCCTACCGGACACCGTGACGGTCCAGGTGGACAATCACGCTGAGAAACTGGGACGGCGCACCGACGTCTCTCACCCGATTCACTCAGACGTCATTCCGTTTATCGAAGCTCTCATTCCGCATATTAAGAAACGCCGCTCGGACGCTTTTCTCAAGGCTCAGCTCAAGAAGCATGCCAAGATCATGAAGGCACCCATTGGCGCCTATACGCGCAAGGCGGACAGGATCAAACCCATTCACCCCGAGTATGCCGCCCACGTGCTCAACGAGGTCGCCGCCAGGGACGCGATCTTCACCGCAGACACCGGAATGTGCAACGTGTGGACCGCACGTTACATCGACCCGCTAGGTACGCGCCGCCTCATCGGCTCCTTCCTGCACGGATCCATGGCAAACGCTCTCCCCCATGCCATCGGCGCACAGGTCTCCCATCCCCATCGCCAGGTGATCTCCGTGTCCGGCGACGGCGGCCTGTCCATGCTCATGGGAGAGCTCGTGACCGCCCGTATGCACAACCTGCCGATCAAGGTCGTGGTCTTCAACAACTCGACTCTGGGTATGGTGAAGCTCGAGATGCTGGTCAATGGCCTGCCCGACTTCGGCACTGATGTCCACGACGTCAACTACGCCGGAGTAGCACAGTCGATCGGTTTCCATGGCGAACGCGTTGACGATCCACGAGACTTGCGCAGAGCTTTTCAGAAGGCCTTCGACTTCAATGGCCCAGCACTGGTAGAGGTCGTCACCGACCCCAATGCCCTGTCGCTTCCTCCGGAGATCACGGGTGAGCAGCTGATCGGCTTCGCCACAGCAATGAGCAAGATCGTTCTCAATCGAGGTGCGGGGGAGGCCGTGAGCATGGCGACATCGAACATGCGTAACATTCCCCGCTTCTAG
- a CDS encoding M3 family metallopeptidase, translating to MSETTDGTDLPESNVFAKPWSLDLGLPGFTAVDHADIEPAIRAGMAAERQQWEAIATNEDEPTVANTVDALESSGDLLERALTVLDALTSATDCPDLDELEEALAPELAAHSDAYHLDSRLYRRFKALDDLVAAAPDGQDACDADGTVIDAEAARLIRLTVEEFERNGVGLEEAEAHALKEINARVNALKMRFSVLVTEAMHAAGVTNVTVPPSLATTRPHSARLALLDKSMSRGLGEQGASGDTRSIVLELALLRAERAALLGFPHHAALVAAESAARTTEAVSELLGRLTSPAMANARADAQVYAARMDLDPQTQAGEAFGPADWPLYEAAERKERFGVDDEVLAPYLELWSVVTKGVFYAANRLYGITFRERGDLAEHMYAPGVKVWEVRDGEDSQAPVLGLFVGDYYARAGKSGGAWMDSLVTGSTLTGRKPVVINCCNIEQPTSGPALLTWDEVITCFHEFGHALHALFSEARYPSASGTAVPRDVVEFPSQLNEKWALHPEVLAGYARHVDTGEPLPPELAEQLRGQGTFGQGYGTTEYLGAALLDQAWHTLAPGEVPGDVDEVEDFEHRALAEAGVDDALVPPRYRTTYFSHVFAGGYSAAYYAYIWSEVMDADAIEWFTTDGAINGDLGLNRLAGGIFRREFLARGDSRDPLASYRAFTGRDPGILPLLQRRGLA from the coding sequence ATGAGCGAGACCACCGACGGCACCGACCTCCCGGAGTCGAATGTCTTCGCCAAGCCATGGTCGCTCGACCTTGGCCTACCCGGCTTCACGGCCGTCGACCACGCCGACATCGAGCCGGCCATCCGCGCCGGGATGGCGGCCGAGCGTCAGCAGTGGGAGGCGATAGCCACCAACGAGGACGAACCCACCGTTGCCAACACCGTCGATGCGCTGGAAAGTTCCGGTGATCTCCTGGAACGTGCGCTGACCGTTCTGGATGCCCTGACCTCCGCCACCGACTGCCCGGACCTCGACGAGCTCGAGGAGGCCCTGGCTCCCGAGCTGGCGGCCCACTCCGACGCCTATCACCTCGACTCACGTCTTTACCGCCGCTTCAAGGCCCTCGACGACCTCGTTGCCGCAGCCCCTGATGGACAGGACGCGTGCGACGCCGATGGCACGGTCATCGACGCCGAGGCCGCACGCCTCATCCGCTTGACCGTCGAGGAGTTCGAACGCAATGGCGTCGGCCTGGAGGAGGCGGAGGCTCACGCGCTCAAGGAGATCAACGCCCGTGTCAATGCGCTCAAGATGCGCTTCTCCGTCCTGGTCACAGAGGCCATGCACGCCGCCGGGGTCACGAACGTCACGGTGCCGCCGTCCCTCGCCACCACCCGGCCCCACAGCGCCAGGCTCGCCCTGTTGGACAAGTCCATGAGCCGAGGGCTGGGGGAGCAGGGCGCCTCCGGCGACACCCGCAGCATCGTTCTGGAGCTCGCCCTGCTGCGCGCCGAACGGGCCGCACTTCTGGGCTTCCCGCACCACGCCGCCCTCGTGGCCGCGGAGTCGGCCGCGCGAACCACCGAGGCGGTCTCGGAGCTGCTGGGCCGGCTCACGTCGCCGGCCATGGCCAACGCCCGCGCAGACGCCCAAGTCTACGCCGCTCGCATGGACCTGGATCCGCAGACCCAGGCGGGCGAGGCCTTCGGTCCTGCCGACTGGCCCCTCTACGAGGCCGCTGAGCGCAAGGAGCGCTTCGGCGTCGACGACGAGGTTCTGGCCCCCTACCTGGAGCTGTGGAGCGTCGTCACCAAGGGGGTCTTCTATGCCGCCAACCGCCTCTACGGCATCACCTTCCGCGAGCGCGGGGACCTGGCGGAGCACATGTACGCCCCGGGCGTGAAGGTCTGGGAGGTGCGCGACGGCGAGGACTCGCAGGCGCCGGTTCTGGGCCTGTTCGTCGGCGACTACTATGCCCGAGCAGGCAAGTCCGGCGGCGCCTGGATGGACAGCCTCGTCACCGGCTCGACGCTCACCGGCCGCAAACCGGTCGTCATCAACTGCTGCAACATCGAGCAACCCACCTCCGGTCCGGCCCTGCTGACCTGGGACGAGGTGATCACCTGCTTCCATGAGTTCGGGCACGCGCTGCACGCCCTGTTCTCCGAGGCCCGCTACCCCTCGGCCTCCGGGACCGCCGTGCCGCGCGACGTCGTCGAGTTCCCCAGCCAGCTCAATGAGAAGTGGGCGCTCCACCCTGAGGTGCTGGCCGGCTACGCGCGCCACGTCGACACCGGCGAGCCCCTCCCGCCCGAGCTCGCCGAGCAGCTGCGTGGCCAGGGCACCTTCGGTCAGGGCTACGGCACCACCGAGTACCTGGGAGCGGCCCTGCTCGACCAGGCCTGGCACACCCTAGCCCCCGGCGAGGTCCCGGGGGACGTTGACGAGGTGGAGGACTTCGAGCACCGGGCCCTGGCCGAGGCCGGAGTCGATGACGCCCTCGTGCCTCCCCGCTACCGCACCACCTACTTCTCCCACGTCTTCGCCGGAGGCTACAGCGCGGCCTACTACGCCTATATCTGGAGCGAGGTCATGGATGCCGATGCCATCGAGTGGTTCACCACTGATGGCGCGATCAACGGCGACCTCGGCCTGAACCGGCTGGCCGGGGGGATCTTCCGCCGCGAGTTCCTCGCCCGCGGTGACTCCCGAGACCCTCTGGCCTCCTACCGCGCCTTCACCGGGCGCGACCCCGGTATCCTGCCTCTTCTTCAACGTCGCGGACTGGCCTGA
- a CDS encoding NAD(P)/FAD-dependent oxidoreductase, producing MARVTIVGGGYGGITAAKALDDVAEVTLVEQKDTFVSHAAALRAAVDRDWAEKIFLPYDRLLTNGRVVHGTVLTVRGATVEVSGHGQIEADYLVLATGTAYPFPAKHMESSSVIAKARIERVHTNLEQSSRALIVGAGAVGIELAGEITSAFPDVKVTMLEAADRILPAGDYKPEIREAISDQLAQRGVEIITGDSLSFLPPVDVGVLSPFRVTTENGRQLEADMWFRAYGSAAATGFLGEDYDEVRHYDGTIRVDEYLRVVDHPGVWAIGDITDVRESKRADAARAHARVVASNIADIIAGREPSATYTPGAERIILPLGPDGGASQILRDGVRVVVGPEETSKIKGEDLFLGFIRQELGVDPEA from the coding sequence ATGGCTCGCGTCACCATCGTCGGCGGTGGATACGGTGGCATCACCGCCGCCAAGGCCCTCGACGACGTCGCCGAGGTCACCCTCGTGGAGCAGAAGGACACCTTCGTCAGCCACGCCGCGGCGCTGCGTGCGGCGGTCGATCGTGACTGGGCGGAGAAGATCTTCCTGCCCTACGACCGGCTTCTGACCAACGGGCGCGTTGTTCACGGCACGGTGCTGACTGTGCGAGGCGCCACCGTCGAGGTCTCCGGTCACGGGCAGATCGAGGCCGACTACCTGGTGCTGGCCACCGGGACCGCCTACCCCTTCCCCGCTAAGCACATGGAGTCCTCCTCCGTCATCGCCAAGGCCCGTATCGAGCGCGTCCACACCAACCTCGAGCAGTCCTCGCGAGCGCTCATCGTGGGCGCCGGCGCCGTCGGTATCGAGCTGGCCGGCGAGATCACCTCGGCCTTCCCGGACGTCAAGGTGACCATGCTGGAGGCCGCCGACAGGATCCTTCCCGCCGGCGACTACAAGCCGGAGATCCGTGAGGCCATCTCCGACCAGCTCGCCCAGCGCGGGGTGGAGATCATCACCGGTGACTCTCTCAGCTTCCTGCCCCCGGTCGACGTCGGCGTGCTCTCTCCCTTCCGGGTCACCACCGAGAACGGGCGCCAGCTCGAGGCCGACATGTGGTTCCGCGCCTACGGCTCGGCGGCCGCCACCGGATTCCTCGGCGAGGACTACGACGAGGTGCGCCACTACGACGGCACGATCCGTGTCGATGAGTACCTGCGAGTGGTGGACCACCCCGGTGTCTGGGCCATTGGCGACATCACCGACGTGCGCGAGTCCAAGCGCGCCGACGCCGCTCGGGCCCACGCTCGAGTCGTCGCCAGCAATATCGCCGACATCATCGCGGGTCGGGAGCCCTCCGCGACCTACACGCCCGGAGCCGAACGGATCATCCTGCCCCTGGGGCCCGACGGCGGCGCCTCCCAGATCCTGCGTGACGGTGTGCGCGTCGTCGTCGGCCCCGAGGAGACCAGCAAGATCAAAGGAGAGGACCTCTTCCTGGGCTTCATCCGTCAGGAGCTGGGAGTCGATCCGGAGGCGTGA
- a CDS encoding aldo/keto reductase, with the protein MEHRRLGQTGLRVSSVGLGTMTWGRDTDDLEAKEQLDVFLDAGGTLVDTAASYGEGVSEEVIGALLREHVDRQDLVLVSKAGVRTWRTGERSSVADASRGSLLDTLDTSLARLGTDHLDLLLVQVPDPSTSLEETAHALSLAVSSGRTRYVGIANHPAWASVRMHDLLSECGRGSGLAAVEVEHSLLSRGIERELRPASQALGFGILGYAPLGRGVLTGKYRATIPPDSRAASPHLRSYVSPYLGDVHRGVVEAVATAASGLDRKPAEVALAWARDAPGIASTIVGARTPAQLQGVLAADDLELPVQIRHALDEVTSLQLGYPERF; encoded by the coding sequence ATGGAGCACAGGAGACTCGGCCAGACCGGCCTGCGCGTGTCCTCCGTGGGCCTGGGCACGATGACCTGGGGCCGAGACACCGATGATCTCGAGGCCAAGGAACAGCTCGACGTCTTCCTCGACGCCGGAGGCACCCTCGTGGACACAGCCGCCTCCTACGGCGAGGGCGTCAGCGAGGAGGTGATCGGTGCGCTCCTGCGCGAGCACGTGGATCGGCAGGACCTCGTCCTGGTCTCCAAGGCCGGGGTGCGTACCTGGCGCACCGGGGAGCGGTCCTCGGTGGCCGACGCCTCACGCGGCTCGCTGCTGGACACACTCGACACCAGTCTGGCCCGGCTGGGCACCGACCACCTGGACCTCCTGCTGGTCCAGGTGCCGGATCCCAGCACCTCCCTGGAGGAGACGGCCCACGCTCTGAGCCTGGCCGTCTCCTCCGGACGCACCCGGTACGTGGGCATCGCCAACCACCCGGCCTGGGCATCGGTGCGCATGCATGACTTGCTCAGTGAGTGCGGCCGGGGTTCGGGACTGGCGGCCGTCGAGGTGGAGCACTCGCTGCTCTCCCGGGGCATCGAGCGCGAGCTCCGGCCCGCCTCGCAGGCCCTGGGCTTCGGCATCCTGGGGTACGCACCCCTGGGCAGGGGCGTGCTCACCGGCAAGTACCGGGCGACGATCCCACCGGACTCACGGGCAGCTTCACCTCACCTGCGCTCCTACGTATCCCCCTACCTGGGTGACGTGCACCGGGGTGTGGTCGAGGCCGTGGCCACTGCCGCCTCGGGCCTGGACCGTAAGCCGGCCGAGGTCGCGCTCGCCTGGGCCCGCGACGCCCCCGGCATCGCCTCAACCATTGTGGGGGCGCGCACTCCGGCTCAGCTCCAGGGAGTCCTGGCGGCCGACGACCTGGAGCTTCCGGTCCAGATCCGACACGCCCTGGACGAGGTCACCTCCCTGCAGCTCGGCTACCCCGAGCGCTTCTGA
- a CDS encoding sulfurtransferase TusA family protein has protein sequence MRTVLETTGQVCPFPVIEAEEAMEELSTGDELVIGFDCTQGTQTLPAWAADNGYTVTEFERTGDAAWTITVRK, from the coding sequence ATGCGCACCGTTCTGGAGACCACCGGCCAGGTCTGCCCCTTCCCCGTCATCGAGGCGGAAGAGGCCATGGAAGAGCTCAGCACCGGCGACGAGCTCGTCATCGGCTTTGACTGCACCCAGGGGACTCAGACACTGCCCGCCTGGGCCGCCGACAACGGCTACACCGTCACCGAGTTCGAGCGCACCGGCGACGCGGCCTGGACCATCACCGTGCGCAAGTAG
- a CDS encoding YeeE/YedE family protein: protein MPSPAILTGLVVGAVLGFILQRGRFCITGAFRDLWVSRSWRWFTAFLLAIAVQAVGVVVLTGAGSITPEIPKLSVVATVVGSFLFGVGIVLAGGCATGTYYRAGEGLVGSWFALMAYATTAAASKTGLLSGVTTWVKGLWVTDLTTIPATIGLPSWGGVVILASITGVVVHRFVVLERSRPTQIQIPAQRTGLAHLLLEKQWNPLVTGFLVGVVAVIAWPASWASGRPDGLGITTPSSNLVNLIVTGDAKRLDWGVLLVLGILLGSYVAAKASGEFRVRVPSAQVIQRSIAGGVLMGIGAVWAGGCSIGNALVQTSLLSWQGWIALVFQVLGVGAAAWFLLIRPRQHRRAERAASRVPATV from the coding sequence GTGCCGTCACCCGCCATTCTCACTGGGCTCGTCGTTGGAGCCGTCCTCGGTTTCATCCTCCAACGAGGCCGTTTCTGCATCACCGGAGCCTTCCGCGACCTGTGGGTCTCCCGCTCCTGGCGCTGGTTCACAGCCTTCCTGCTGGCCATCGCCGTTCAGGCGGTCGGAGTCGTCGTCCTGACCGGAGCGGGCTCCATCACCCCCGAGATCCCCAAGCTGTCAGTAGTCGCCACCGTTGTCGGTTCCTTCCTCTTCGGAGTCGGGATCGTCCTGGCTGGAGGCTGCGCCACCGGGACCTACTACCGCGCCGGAGAGGGCCTGGTCGGCTCCTGGTTCGCGCTCATGGCCTATGCCACCACCGCGGCCGCGTCGAAGACGGGACTCCTGTCAGGGGTGACGACCTGGGTCAAAGGGCTGTGGGTCACCGACCTCACCACCATTCCGGCCACCATCGGTCTGCCGAGCTGGGGCGGCGTCGTCATTCTGGCCAGCATCACCGGGGTCGTCGTGCACCGCTTCGTTGTCCTGGAGCGTAGCCGTCCCACTCAGATCCAGATTCCCGCACAGCGTACGGGACTGGCTCACCTGCTGCTGGAGAAGCAGTGGAACCCTCTGGTCACCGGTTTCCTCGTTGGCGTCGTCGCCGTCATTGCCTGGCCCGCGTCCTGGGCCTCGGGGCGCCCGGACGGGCTCGGGATCACGACACCGTCGTCGAACCTGGTGAACCTCATCGTCACCGGTGACGCCAAGCGGCTCGACTGGGGCGTGCTCCTGGTCCTGGGTATTCTGCTCGGCTCCTACGTCGCAGCCAAGGCCTCCGGGGAGTTCCGGGTTCGGGTGCCCAGTGCCCAGGTCATTCAGCGCTCCATCGCCGGCGGGGTCCTCATGGGGATCGGCGCCGTCTGGGCAGGTGGCTGCTCCATCGGCAATGCCCTGGTGCAGACCTCGCTCCTGTCATGGCAGGGCTGGATCGCGCTCGTCTTCCAGGTGCTGGGGGTCGGGGCGGCCGCCTGGTTCCTGCTCATCCGCCCCCGGCAGCATCGTCGCGCCGAGCGCGCCGCCTCGCGTGTGCCCGCCACTGTCTGA
- a CDS encoding RecB family exonuclease → MFPEPHTVSSPSPQAGVRPTGPGASGSPGGGSGGGRRAALSPSRAKDFMQCPLMFRLRTVDRLPEPGSLATHKGTVVHGVLERLYDLPASDRRPEAALDLLPEQWASHREKNPEVMDLFEDASRVETWLEEARGLIRTYFTLENPQRLEPADRELFVQTETGDGLLLRGFVDRLDVAPDGAMRVVDYKTGRSPGTRFMEDALFQMRFYALVLWRLRGRAPARLQLVYLKDGRVLTHDPRLPELERTETRLMHLWDEVEDCARTGFFRPRRSRLCDWCAFQAQCPLFGGTTPQVPDDGIARLLSARRAAA, encoded by the coding sequence ATGTTCCCTGAGCCGCACACCGTCTCCAGCCCATCACCTCAGGCCGGCGTCAGGCCCACCGGTCCGGGCGCCAGTGGCAGTCCGGGAGGAGGGTCCGGCGGTGGACGCCGAGCAGCCCTGTCCCCCTCCCGGGCCAAAGACTTCATGCAGTGCCCGCTCATGTTCCGTCTGCGCACGGTCGACCGCCTCCCCGAGCCCGGATCACTGGCCACCCACAAGGGCACCGTGGTTCACGGCGTGCTGGAACGGCTCTACGATCTTCCGGCCTCAGATCGCCGCCCTGAGGCGGCGCTTGACCTCCTGCCCGAGCAGTGGGCCTCCCACCGGGAGAAGAACCCGGAGGTCATGGACCTGTTCGAGGACGCTAGCCGGGTGGAGACCTGGCTGGAGGAGGCCCGCGGACTCATCCGCACCTACTTCACCCTGGAGAACCCCCAACGCCTGGAACCGGCCGATCGCGAGCTCTTCGTCCAGACCGAGACCGGTGACGGCCTGCTCCTGCGGGGCTTCGTGGACCGTCTGGACGTGGCACCTGACGGCGCCATGCGAGTGGTCGACTACAAGACCGGCCGCAGTCCCGGCACGCGTTTCATGGAGGACGCGCTGTTCCAGATGCGCTTCTACGCGCTGGTCCTGTGGCGCCTGCGCGGGCGGGCGCCGGCCCGCCTCCAGCTGGTCTATCTCAAGGACGGACGGGTCCTGACTCACGATCCTCGCCTGCCCGAGCTGGAGCGGACCGAGACGCGCCTGATGCACCTGTGGGATGAGGTCGAGGACTGCGCTCGCACCGGATTCTTCCGCCCCCGCCGCTCCCGGCTGTGCGACTGGTGCGCCTTCCAGGCCCAGTGCCCGCTCTTCGGTGGCACCACGCCGCAGGTGCCCGACGACGGGATCGCCCGTCTCCTGAGTGCCCGCCGCGCTGCTGCCTGA